From the genome of Lutzomyia longipalpis isolate SR_M1_2022 chromosome 2, ASM2433408v1, one region includes:
- the LOC129790384 gene encoding mitochondrial import inner membrane translocase subunit Tim21-like yields MTLATALLRPSISWRSRGAVWLMLQSHARGYATPAPKQSESSLSTAKSRAEVSADVKPIGERIKENTKTASYTGVIVLGIGVTGFLFYTVFRELFSSSSANSVYSAALEKCINDPRVQDALGAPIKGYGEETSRRRRRHVAHSVYQKDGVNHMRMQFYIQGIRNKATVHLEMKENSAGSYDYRYIFVQLDHYPKTTIILEDNRGQDPQKNAPLPSLY; encoded by the exons ATGACGCTGGCGACTGCCCTGCTGAGACCCTCGATTAGCTGGCGGAGTAGGGGTGCAGTGTGGTTGATGCTGCAGAGTCACGCGCGAGGGTATGCCACGCCGGCTCCGAAGCAATCAGAATCCTCCTTGTCCACAGCTAAGTCTCGTGCGGAGGTTTCTGCGGATGTTAAGCCCATCGGGGAGAGGATAAAGGAGAACACGAAGACTGCCAGCTACACGGGGGTCATTGTGTTGGGTATTGGTGTCACCGGGTTCCTCTTCTACACGGTCTTCCGTGAGTTGTTTTCCTCCTCGAGTGCCAATAGTGTCTATTCGGCTGCCCTGGAGAAGTGCATCAATGACCCACGAGTTCAGGACGCCCTGGGGGCTCCCATTAAGGGTTACGGCGAAGAGACGAGCCGCAGGAGGCGCAGACATGTGGCACATTCCGTATACCAGAAGGACGGCGTCAATCACATGCGAATGCAATTCTACATCCAAGGCATCCGGAACAAGGCCACAGTTCACTTGGAAATGAAGGAA AACTCTGCTGGAAGCTATGACTATAGGTATATTTTTGTCCAGCTTGATCACTACCCAAAGACAACCATTATCCTCGAGGACAATCGTGGGCAGGATCCCCAGAAAAATGCTCCACTGCCAAGTTTGTACtga
- the LOC129791260 gene encoding uncharacterized protein LOC129791260, producing MKLLTIHSKSVNILYKHHLCSFAALFVAITTLSALLIPFYIVIFANTDLWHQTVTIYEQPNVTFTYKYNFIAILENDEVAGCSSLPYVNDLLENAQKCSTVKFIEEDFNNDGLIDSMDLSFDLDIPRENAVKEIIVQILFEGTIKADCHLDIPTVFFLQEHTNIPPNTQLLFHTHAKLHQKSSFYCPFFIRNVQSRFNPFNLNATNFGDFRTVKVYEKLKMNPAYIGFEDTKKFTEPTDGVAAVKIHVEIGEISARYHTSVWRKVRELWIQYFCLAVLFLLAVQKVKDYAFSKFIVRAWESIPWKKAY from the exons atgaAATTGCTAACAATTCACAGTAAAAGTGTTAATATATTGTACAAGCATCATTTGTGTTCTTTTGCGGCACTTTTTGTTGCAATTACAACCCTTTCGGCACTCCTCATTCCATTCTACATCGTCATCTTTGCAAATACAGATTTGTGGCATCAAACTGTGACCATCTACGAGCAGCCCAATGTAACATTTACgtataaatacaattttattgcgATTCTGGAGAATGATGAAGTAGCAGGATGCTCATCCTTGCCCTACGTCAACgatttgttggaaaatgcacaaaaatgcTCCACAGTAAAG TTCATCGAGGAAGACTTCAACAATGATGGATTAATTGATTCAATGGATTTATCATTTGATTTGGACATTCCGCGGGAAAATGCGGTGAAAGAAATAATCGTGCAGATTTTGTTCGAAGGAACAATTAAGGCTGATTGTCACCTGGACATCCCCACGGTCTTCTTCCTGCAAGAACACACAAACATCCCCCCAAATACTCAACTTCTCTTCCACACGCATGCAAAATTGCACCAAAAATCCTCCTTCTACTGCCCCTTCTTCATTCGCAACGTTCAGTCACGCTTCAATCCCTTCAACCTAAATGCCACGAACTTTGGGGATTTTCGCACCGTGAAGGtttatgagaaattaaaaatgaatccTGCCTACATTGGCTTCGAGGACACGAAGAAGTTCACTGAGCCCACAGATGGGGTGGCTGCGGTGAAAATTCACGTGGAAATTGGGGAAATTTCTGCACGATACCACACATCTGTATGGCGAAAAGTTCGTGAATTGTGGATTCAGTACTTTTGCCTGGCTGTCCTATTTCTCCTGGCAGTGCAAAAGGTCAAAGATTATGCTTTCAGTAAGTTCATCGTGAGAGCATGGGAATCAATTCCGTGGAAAAAGGCTTACTAA